The proteins below are encoded in one region of Planctopirus limnophila DSM 3776:
- a CDS encoding type I polyketide synthase has translation MVQVPPIAVIGVSCRMPGGDGIAEYWKLISSGSSAIRELPADRLDKSLYFDTEQGKPGRCYTDLGGVVTERPVNRQICPISDKDLQTSDTAHLTLCEVASSALKHAGMDPAKVPYRRTGVYVGHSGGSCLGGDAAFARYVGIAGEILRKQDEFKGCSPSARAEISRRMVDQLRSQFPDEESLKPMNFAAANAAMLISRVHGFEGPSLVIDAACASSLMALSQASYALARGEIDMAVAGGASYSKWFGLVLFSMAMSISATGSRPFDADADGLISSDGYGLVVLKTLPKALADGDRILSVIRGIGVSSDGRGKSLWAPRQEGQILAVERAYSKNIDPASLQYIECHATSTQVGDATELKSLAQVLTGKIPAGRKIPIGSVKANIGHALEAAGIAGFIKTVLAMEHGVIPPQINFKTPNPEIEWKNVPFEVATNAREWDRPAGGMPRRAAVNSFGIGGLNVHMVLDDGLLPGEKSKTSVAVPSAQPNSNVAPAPVQQPMAVIGMASILPGALTKAALWEALIAGKDPKCEFPKENSTLASTLLAEEQKSQKPELTSRGGYVADFVYDWKRHKVPPKQVANANPLQFMLLDAADQALTDAGYEKKPFDRNRSTVIVGTMFGGDFAVQLQLGLRLPHIQKVLREHLEANGTKPDQIDEALLQYEKHFLKVLPALLDETGSFTSSTLASRLSKTFDFRGGAFALEAEEVSGLVAVNLGINMLETGTTDLVLCAAGHQSMSYNSFEKLVEKDLLSKGQSRSAFDADFDGILPAEGVAVLVLKRLADAERDGDTIRAVIRGTGQCNRRNDEAGALRESFNTALKVANTSPKAIGAIEVSGVDCKDRNFNQLELAKTIDQESGQPQALIGSLTPQIGYLRGASGVASIVKSILELQNGQIAPQFGLKKLAAEVQPVAHAIPQKVMPLYATAPGEKGQIAISNSSLDGSGFSLILESAQKLPLRPVTTPSVAISQPASAKQAPATLSSRQITSQSRRSKLALAFPGQGSYYAGMGADLIANYTEVRQKLAEFNEVLKLENCPDFETLSADPGNSILNAQLSMLVIDLLYYTAYKTAGIQPDYVCGHSYGEFPALVAAGALTFRSAVIATRDRSHVVEEFAGKQGTLLAVSSDASTLRHLLTRAPVEVFIANMNSPEQTVLGGTIDDLKQFEKILRERRIGSRLLKVPAAYHTPLLEPALVTYRDCIRALPISVPQIPVISGIGNREVTDPEEIRENLVMQLVSPMDFVGMVQLLRQLSVGMVVEVGPRKVLTQLIQKTANEGQLECLPMDPRDNSSSDWQSTLRSKYEGSVGNASPAAATPQKTPASPVPAQAQKPVSQPQKPAVQPAAANSSVSKPGQTKSCQINPTPATTNVPTTGSKVTDRPRIVHFDATAKRKEENRLRAIQQRAESGRPVVTSASPKTTQNSPAISHSDLAETNGHSGHFEKNGHASDVTSKAPALNSAQMKEEIVPPVVVIEEVPAAPRKLPNRAELEAFVVEYIVDQTGYPPEMVELEADLEADLGIDSIKKAQMLGECAQKFELHWLANEVADLSLDQFPNLASIIKFLTEDAAKATASPSEEQLAESVPAAALPAVAIVTETSEEVVPRKLPNRAELEAFVVEYIVDQTGYPPEMVELEADLEADLGIDSIKKAQMLGECAQKFELHWLANEVADLSLDQFPNLASIIKFLTEDAAKASSSANTIDAVAISKSVDTDAPREPAHQSAETLPAVPATTVTSETVTSEEVAPRKLPNRAELEAFVVEYIVDQTGYPPEMVELEADLEADLGIDSIKKAQMLGECAQKFELHWLANEVADLSLDQFPNLASIIKFLTEDAAKATASPAEEQPAEAVPAAALPAIAIVTETSEEVVPRKLPNRAELEAFVVEYIVDQTGYPPEMVELEADLEADLGIDSIKKAQMLGECAQKFELHWLANEVADLSLDQFPNLASIIKFLTEDAAKASSTSRSASHVASPETELELQDSSTATATLTEPASVSTQAVTQVVEAVPAVSIVRESVMILQGSPYEMGFQHGQKEKAAIHGILERQITRYGARLDNMPELDEAVSDPARYFGEDEVAELKGIADGAELPLAFLIGHNLGLCEDYVPGCAQFAVSAQANGGKGMIHAANEDSSLALSLTDCLRRVVQCRIPAHGYRHIVFSVSGQVSGINGTNEKGLTVTSTLLLDRAPRDITAPGDIHPVLIKKILEKAATPAEAIEILKSSKRNGAWGVCISHADTDSLCYVEYDSDQLEVRSGMTRVIGTNHSLLLGATHPTPPHSMHRMDRLQELLAKEEAMGLDFPAAEKTLRDQFDGGRQRVTAHATMNTICRVDNQISVVFGPSEKTIRVTPGSYRKEFAHEFSTLDVDGFFGGADELVVNDVPTNSNTGSSVGSTSKLIPAQQTDLPRLAGLPVIDERVMHRVILRPRLSPLSHAAQKVSLTGKTVVYGFGEVARALISKLKSTGLEVAVIPTCFDVTKLEAEFENLAALKSARNLILVGPRSSDEVSEASASARFLTAFRLCQLWTQSGQEICPLAERSLTFVSFMGGNFGLEGSPANADGGAMSGLAKALRRELAPLVVRTVDFASDDVTDRVVDQLANELSQSFEICEVAYSRGERFVVAARPVPATPVPQNGPTPGSAWIISGGARGVTAVVARELGVRYGVHLHLIGSSPIPELDPSLLEASAEELKALRRKIMSEARERGEVPLDAWSTFERSLEARRNLRDMRQAGVSVTYHCCDISQPDAVEKTVAAIRTFNHPIEGVIHGAGVEHACRFERKQLPKVQKTFDVKVEGARHLAAALEHDPVAYFVGFGSTSGRFGGLGQADYSAASDALAKFCNELGRKNPDWRTIVVHWPPWGEVGMAARPESKLALEAGGMAFMPPQEGVAFLLEELASTSPEPEILIVDKPDGLDLDRTLPELAAWKDFAAAQQVVDASPLLDTVIALTPGEYVEVEVRLNPAQDPFLYDHQHRNAPILPMTFGLETLAQAFRVLLPATEQVTVLDGEIVNPMRFFADRQELAIARIRRSGDSFEGELVTRFFNRKGVLLKHERVLVKARLKPGVDAPDAAKPFKSSMQLKKVQYAETWDQVAALNLGSVFTGPSIRGLTEFAYEGKTFEGIIVPPPISGFAGNRPATGWMLNPAVLDACLIGCDRWAAQAVERQSLPVNIEKVSLYRPAIDGDLCRIDGQVLEVTEKNLRFNFSLWNSKNEIILRVEGFCTTAVMGGSQPETSAEIPAGIASRAIPELKSLNPADLHLLFPVEAVTASADHWEAEVRIEPLTEPLMTAHRFNNSPLLPGAAMVELFAEALQQVLPGPGVARIRNFSIQHSLHLKAALPRRVQVVAHKEADGYRCQLIDLDGGSITLATALIDRVDAANLQLPQLDQPKGSYSPMKYPDMGPLIHGAPLRSLQAMCSGRDDAWAEIVPTDMSKLLGPNSKCQPVIHPAVLDGSFYACGIHAWINCFGRVELPLGFEELLILRDQPLSKTDKLVTRVRYRDSDDKGSSYEISVFDKQKQPVYVVRNYRSVAKGSVTL, from the coding sequence ATGGTACAGGTTCCCCCCATCGCCGTTATTGGTGTCTCATGCCGGATGCCCGGTGGCGACGGTATCGCAGAATACTGGAAGCTGATCTCATCGGGATCGAGCGCTATTCGCGAGTTACCTGCTGACCGACTCGATAAGAGCCTCTATTTTGATACGGAGCAGGGGAAACCCGGTCGCTGTTACACCGATCTGGGAGGCGTCGTTACCGAGCGACCTGTCAATCGACAGATCTGTCCCATCTCAGATAAAGACCTGCAGACGTCTGATACAGCACATCTCACACTTTGCGAAGTGGCTTCATCGGCACTGAAACATGCGGGGATGGATCCTGCCAAAGTTCCTTACCGACGAACGGGTGTCTACGTCGGCCATTCCGGAGGAAGCTGCCTGGGGGGCGATGCAGCCTTTGCCAGATATGTGGGGATTGCAGGGGAGATTCTCCGCAAGCAGGACGAATTCAAAGGCTGCTCACCATCCGCCCGGGCCGAGATTTCTCGCCGTATGGTCGATCAACTGCGATCCCAGTTTCCCGACGAAGAATCGCTCAAGCCGATGAATTTTGCAGCGGCGAATGCCGCCATGCTGATTTCTCGCGTGCATGGTTTCGAAGGTCCATCGCTGGTCATCGATGCCGCTTGTGCCTCATCACTGATGGCATTGAGTCAGGCTTCCTACGCCTTGGCACGTGGCGAAATCGATATGGCCGTGGCCGGTGGGGCATCGTACAGCAAGTGGTTTGGCCTCGTTCTGTTTTCGATGGCGATGTCCATCAGTGCAACCGGGTCAAGACCCTTTGATGCCGACGCCGATGGGCTCATCAGTTCAGACGGTTATGGGCTGGTTGTTCTCAAGACTCTCCCGAAAGCGCTCGCCGATGGTGATCGAATTCTGTCGGTCATCCGCGGGATTGGTGTCTCTTCTGATGGACGCGGTAAAAGCCTTTGGGCACCACGCCAGGAAGGACAGATTCTCGCTGTCGAACGGGCTTACTCGAAGAACATCGACCCCGCGTCGCTGCAATACATCGAATGTCATGCCACATCAACTCAGGTCGGCGATGCCACTGAACTCAAGTCCCTGGCTCAAGTGCTGACTGGCAAGATCCCGGCTGGTCGAAAAATACCGATTGGAAGCGTGAAGGCTAATATCGGCCATGCTCTCGAGGCCGCAGGGATTGCAGGGTTTATCAAAACCGTCCTCGCCATGGAACATGGCGTGATCCCCCCCCAGATCAATTTCAAGACGCCTAATCCTGAAATTGAATGGAAGAACGTACCTTTTGAAGTTGCTACTAACGCCAGAGAGTGGGATCGTCCCGCAGGAGGAATGCCGCGACGAGCTGCCGTGAACTCGTTTGGTATCGGTGGGCTCAATGTCCACATGGTGCTCGATGACGGGCTATTGCCGGGTGAAAAATCCAAGACCTCTGTGGCCGTACCATCGGCACAGCCAAACAGCAACGTGGCACCGGCTCCGGTTCAGCAGCCGATGGCCGTCATTGGCATGGCATCAATCCTTCCCGGTGCTTTGACAAAAGCCGCCCTGTGGGAAGCACTCATCGCCGGCAAAGATCCCAAGTGCGAGTTTCCCAAAGAAAACAGCACCTTGGCCTCTACACTCCTCGCCGAAGAGCAGAAGTCACAAAAGCCAGAACTGACATCGCGCGGTGGTTACGTCGCAGATTTCGTTTACGATTGGAAGCGGCATAAAGTTCCACCCAAACAGGTCGCGAATGCCAATCCACTACAGTTCATGCTGCTCGATGCGGCTGACCAGGCTCTGACAGATGCCGGTTACGAAAAGAAGCCTTTTGATCGCAATCGTTCAACAGTCATTGTCGGAACGATGTTTGGAGGTGACTTTGCTGTTCAACTCCAGTTGGGTCTGCGTTTGCCACATATCCAAAAGGTGCTGCGCGAACATCTGGAAGCGAATGGCACAAAACCAGATCAGATTGACGAAGCTCTGCTTCAATATGAAAAGCACTTCTTGAAAGTTTTGCCGGCATTACTGGATGAAACTGGCAGTTTCACCAGCAGTACCCTCGCTTCAAGACTTTCGAAAACCTTCGATTTCCGCGGTGGGGCGTTTGCCCTCGAAGCTGAAGAAGTTTCCGGGCTGGTGGCTGTCAACCTGGGGATCAACATGCTCGAAACCGGCACGACAGATCTCGTTCTGTGTGCTGCCGGCCATCAATCGATGAGTTACAACAGCTTCGAAAAACTCGTCGAGAAAGATCTTCTGAGCAAAGGCCAATCCCGCTCGGCCTTCGATGCCGATTTCGATGGCATTCTGCCTGCAGAAGGCGTGGCCGTTCTCGTCCTGAAACGGCTTGCAGATGCCGAACGTGACGGGGATACAATCCGTGCAGTCATTCGCGGAACTGGCCAGTGCAACCGTCGTAATGATGAAGCCGGTGCCCTGCGCGAGTCGTTTAACACGGCTCTCAAAGTTGCCAACACGTCACCCAAAGCCATTGGTGCGATTGAAGTCTCTGGTGTCGATTGCAAAGACCGCAATTTCAACCAGCTCGAACTGGCCAAAACCATCGATCAGGAAAGTGGCCAGCCACAAGCCTTGATTGGCTCGCTGACTCCACAAATCGGTTACCTGCGTGGTGCCTCGGGAGTGGCTTCGATTGTCAAATCGATTCTCGAGTTGCAGAACGGTCAAATCGCCCCGCAATTTGGTCTCAAAAAGCTGGCTGCGGAAGTTCAGCCTGTCGCACATGCGATTCCTCAAAAGGTCATGCCGCTCTATGCGACTGCCCCAGGAGAGAAGGGGCAGATTGCCATCAGCAACAGCTCTCTCGATGGATCGGGTTTCAGCCTGATACTCGAAAGTGCCCAGAAACTCCCACTCCGCCCGGTAACCACTCCTTCAGTCGCAATCAGCCAACCAGCCAGTGCAAAACAGGCCCCGGCGACTCTGTCTTCCAGGCAGATAACCTCTCAGTCACGGAGGTCTAAGCTGGCTCTCGCCTTTCCTGGGCAGGGGTCTTACTACGCAGGGATGGGCGCTGACCTGATTGCAAATTACACCGAAGTCCGGCAGAAACTGGCCGAGTTCAACGAAGTCCTCAAACTCGAAAACTGCCCCGATTTTGAAACGCTGTCCGCAGACCCAGGCAACAGCATTCTCAATGCTCAACTCTCGATGCTCGTCATCGATCTGCTCTACTACACCGCCTACAAGACGGCGGGAATTCAGCCAGATTATGTCTGCGGACACAGTTATGGCGAGTTTCCTGCATTGGTGGCTGCCGGAGCACTGACCTTCCGCAGTGCGGTCATTGCCACACGCGATCGATCGCATGTCGTGGAAGAGTTTGCCGGCAAGCAGGGGACCTTACTCGCGGTCTCTTCGGATGCTTCCACTTTGCGCCATCTGTTGACGAGAGCACCAGTCGAAGTCTTCATTGCCAATATGAATTCACCCGAACAAACCGTTCTGGGTGGAACAATTGATGATTTGAAGCAATTCGAAAAGATCCTGCGGGAACGCCGGATAGGTAGCCGACTTCTGAAAGTCCCGGCTGCCTATCACACACCACTGCTCGAGCCGGCGCTCGTCACTTATCGTGACTGCATTCGAGCTTTGCCAATTTCTGTTCCACAGATTCCAGTCATCAGTGGCATCGGCAATCGAGAAGTCACCGATCCGGAAGAGATTCGCGAGAATCTCGTAATGCAACTGGTCAGCCCCATGGACTTTGTGGGGATGGTTCAACTTTTAAGACAGCTTTCTGTCGGGATGGTGGTCGAAGTGGGGCCGCGTAAGGTGCTCACGCAACTGATCCAGAAAACAGCCAACGAAGGTCAGTTGGAATGCCTCCCCATGGATCCTCGCGACAATTCGTCGTCAGACTGGCAATCCACGCTCAGAAGCAAATATGAAGGATCTGTCGGCAATGCCTCACCGGCTGCTGCAACGCCTCAGAAAACGCCAGCTTCCCCAGTACCAGCACAGGCTCAAAAGCCAGTTTCGCAGCCACAGAAGCCCGCAGTTCAGCCTGCTGCAGCGAACTCATCCGTTTCGAAACCTGGCCAGACGAAATCTTGCCAGATTAATCCCACTCCCGCAACGACCAACGTACCAACCACAGGTTCAAAAGTGACAGACCGTCCCCGTATCGTTCACTTCGACGCGACCGCGAAACGAAAAGAAGAAAATCGTCTGCGGGCAATCCAGCAGCGTGCAGAATCCGGGCGGCCTGTGGTCACATCGGCCAGTCCGAAAACAACGCAAAACTCACCTGCCATTTCGCACAGCGACCTCGCTGAGACAAATGGACATTCCGGGCACTTCGAGAAGAATGGACACGCTTCGGATGTCACGAGCAAAGCACCAGCTCTCAACTCCGCTCAGATGAAAGAAGAGATCGTCCCTCCAGTCGTTGTGATCGAAGAGGTTCCAGCGGCTCCACGCAAGTTGCCCAATCGTGCTGAACTCGAAGCGTTTGTTGTCGAGTACATCGTCGATCAGACTGGCTACCCGCCGGAGATGGTCGAACTCGAAGCTGATCTCGAAGCTGATCTGGGCATCGACAGTATCAAGAAGGCCCAGATGCTCGGGGAGTGCGCCCAGAAGTTCGAACTTCACTGGCTCGCCAATGAAGTCGCCGATCTGTCACTTGATCAGTTCCCGAATCTCGCTTCGATCATCAAGTTCCTGACTGAAGATGCCGCCAAGGCCACTGCATCACCTTCGGAAGAACAACTTGCTGAATCCGTACCTGCCGCTGCTCTGCCAGCCGTAGCTATCGTGACTGAAACCAGCGAAGAGGTAGTTCCACGCAAGTTGCCTAATCGTGCGGAACTTGAAGCATTCGTTGTCGAATACATCGTCGATCAGACGGGTTATCCGCCGGAGATGGTTGAACTCGAAGCGGATCTCGAAGCCGACCTCGGTATCGACAGCATCAAGAAGGCCCAGATGCTCGGCGAGTGCGCTCAGAAGTTCGAACTCCACTGGCTCGCCAATGAAGTCGCCGACCTTTCACTCGATCAGTTCCCGAATCTGGCTTCGATCATCAAGTTCCTGACCGAAGATGCCGCTAAAGCGTCTTCGAGTGCGAATACGATTGATGCGGTCGCGATTTCCAAATCGGTCGACACTGATGCCCCGAGGGAACCAGCTCATCAATCCGCCGAGACGTTGCCTGCTGTCCCCGCGACCACAGTGACCAGCGAAACAGTGACCAGCGAAGAGGTGGCTCCTCGCAAGTTGCCCAATCGTGCGGAACTCGAAGCGTTTGTTGTCGAGTACATCGTCGATCAGACTGGCTACCCGCCGGAGATGGTTGAACTCGAAGCGGATCTCGAAGCTGATCTGGGCATCGACAGTATCAAGAAGGCCCAGATGCTCGGGGAGTGCGCCCAGAAGTTCGAACTTCACTGGCTCGCCAATGAAGTCGCCGATCTGTCACTCGATCAGTTCCCCAATCTCGCTTCGATCATCAAGTTCCTGACTGAAGATGCCGCCAAGGCCACTGCATCACCTGCGGAAGAACAGCCTGCTGAAGCCGTACCTGCCGCTGCTCTGCCAGCTATTGCCATCGTGACTGAAACCAGCGAAGAGGTAGTTCCACGCAAGTTGCCTAATCGTGCTGAACTCGAAGCGTTCGTTGTCGAATACATCGTCGATCAGACTGGCTACCCGCCGGAGATGGTTGAACTCGAAGCGGATCTCGAAGCTGATCTGGGGATCGACAGCATCAAGAAAGCCCAGATGCTCGGTGAATGTGCCCAGAAGTTCGAACTCCACTGGCTCGCCAATGAAGTCGCAGATCTCTCGCTCGATCAGTTCCCGAATCTGGCTTCGATCATCAAGTTCCTGACCGAAGATGCCGCCAAGGCGTCTTCGACATCACGATCAGCATCGCATGTCGCCTCACCGGAGACCGAACTGGAACTTCAGGATTCCAGTACTGCCACAGCCACACTGACTGAACCAGCAAGTGTTTCCACACAAGCTGTGACCCAGGTCGTCGAAGCCGTGCCTGCGGTTTCAATAGTGAGAGAATCTGTCATGATTCTTCAAGGCAGCCCTTACGAAATGGGCTTCCAGCATGGTCAGAAAGAGAAAGCCGCCATCCACGGCATTCTTGAACGTCAGATCACGCGCTATGGTGCCCGACTCGACAACATGCCCGAGTTAGACGAGGCTGTCAGTGATCCCGCACGATACTTCGGAGAAGATGAAGTCGCCGAGCTTAAAGGGATTGCCGACGGTGCCGAACTCCCTCTCGCATTCCTGATTGGCCATAACCTGGGCCTCTGCGAAGACTACGTCCCGGGCTGTGCCCAGTTTGCTGTCTCTGCCCAGGCCAATGGTGGGAAGGGAATGATCCATGCCGCCAACGAAGATTCTTCGCTCGCACTCAGTTTGACGGATTGCCTCCGCCGTGTGGTGCAGTGCCGAATTCCTGCCCATGGTTATCGACACATCGTCTTCAGCGTGAGTGGACAGGTCAGCGGCATCAATGGTACCAACGAAAAGGGCCTGACTGTCACCAGCACTTTGCTGCTGGATCGAGCCCCTCGCGACATCACGGCACCTGGCGACATCCATCCCGTGCTCATCAAGAAAATCCTCGAAAAGGCCGCCACACCGGCTGAAGCCATCGAGATCCTCAAAAGCTCCAAGCGAAATGGTGCCTGGGGAGTCTGCATCAGCCATGCCGATACCGATTCACTCTGCTATGTCGAATACGACAGTGATCAACTGGAAGTTCGCAGTGGGATGACTCGCGTCATTGGCACGAACCACTCGTTGCTGCTCGGCGCCACACATCCGACACCTCCACACTCCATGCACCGTATGGATCGCCTGCAAGAACTGCTGGCCAAGGAAGAAGCTATGGGGCTCGACTTCCCGGCTGCTGAAAAAACTCTTCGCGATCAGTTCGATGGTGGGCGTCAGCGAGTCACTGCTCATGCGACCATGAACACGATCTGCCGTGTCGATAACCAGATCAGTGTGGTCTTTGGCCCAAGCGAGAAGACAATTCGTGTAACTCCCGGTTCATATCGCAAAGAATTTGCACATGAATTCTCCACGCTTGATGTCGATGGCTTCTTCGGTGGTGCTGATGAATTAGTCGTCAACGATGTCCCGACAAACTCAAACACGGGCTCCAGCGTCGGTTCGACATCAAAATTAATACCAGCACAGCAGACCGATCTCCCTCGATTAGCTGGTTTACCAGTTATCGATGAGCGTGTAATGCATCGGGTCATCCTGCGTCCGCGTTTGTCACCGCTCTCGCATGCAGCACAAAAGGTAAGTCTCACTGGTAAAACAGTTGTCTATGGTTTCGGTGAAGTTGCCAGGGCCTTGATCTCCAAGTTGAAGTCCACAGGCCTCGAAGTTGCTGTGATACCTACCTGTTTTGATGTGACAAAGCTGGAAGCTGAGTTCGAAAATCTGGCAGCGCTCAAATCTGCCAGGAATCTGATTCTGGTGGGGCCACGATCCTCAGATGAAGTCAGTGAAGCGAGTGCTTCTGCACGATTCCTGACAGCCTTCCGTCTTTGCCAGTTATGGACTCAAAGCGGTCAGGAAATCTGCCCGCTGGCCGAGAGATCGTTAACCTTTGTCTCCTTCATGGGAGGAAATTTCGGTCTCGAAGGGAGCCCAGCCAATGCCGATGGTGGTGCCATGTCTGGCCTTGCCAAGGCCCTTCGCCGCGAACTGGCACCTCTGGTTGTCCGCACTGTCGATTTTGCCAGTGACGATGTAACAGACAGGGTCGTGGATCAGCTTGCCAATGAACTCTCACAATCTTTTGAAATATGCGAAGTTGCCTATTCGCGTGGTGAGCGTTTTGTTGTGGCAGCCCGCCCTGTGCCGGCGACTCCGGTACCACAAAATGGGCCAACACCTGGATCGGCATGGATCATTTCCGGTGGTGCCCGAGGCGTCACTGCGGTCGTCGCCAGAGAACTTGGAGTTCGTTATGGAGTCCACCTTCATCTGATTGGTTCTTCACCAATCCCTGAACTGGATCCATCACTTCTGGAGGCTTCAGCCGAAGAGTTGAAAGCCTTGCGTCGGAAAATCATGTCCGAGGCGCGTGAACGTGGCGAAGTTCCTCTCGATGCCTGGAGCACATTCGAACGCAGCCTCGAAGCCCGTCGCAACCTGCGTGACATGCGGCAAGCAGGTGTTTCAGTCACTTATCATTGCTGCGATATCAGTCAACCCGATGCCGTTGAAAAAACGGTTGCAGCCATCCGTACCTTCAATCATCCGATTGAAGGGGTCATTCACGGAGCCGGGGTGGAACATGCCTGTCGATTTGAACGCAAGCAGTTACCCAAGGTCCAAAAGACCTTCGATGTCAAAGTCGAAGGCGCACGTCACCTGGCTGCAGCACTCGAACATGATCCCGTGGCGTACTTTGTGGGATTCGGTTCCACCAGTGGTCGCTTCGGTGGTTTAGGTCAGGCCGATTACTCGGCAGCTTCCGATGCACTCGCCAAGTTCTGTAATGAACTGGGCCGCAAGAATCCCGACTGGCGGACCATTGTGGTTCACTGGCCACCCTGGGGCGAAGTGGGCATGGCAGCCCGCCCTGAAAGTAAACTCGCTCTCGAAGCCGGCGGAATGGCGTTTATGCCACCACAAGAAGGCGTCGCCTTCCTGCTGGAAGAATTGGCTTCAACGTCACCAGAACCAGAAATCCTGATTGTCGATAAGCCAGATGGCCTCGATCTCGATCGTACGCTTCCTGAACTGGCAGCATGGAAAGATTTCGCAGCCGCCCAGCAAGTGGTCGATGCCTCGCCTCTGCTGGATACCGTGATCGCCCTGACTCCTGGGGAGTATGTCGAAGTCGAAGTTCGATTGAACCCGGCACAAGATCCCTTCCTGTACGATCATCAACATCGCAATGCCCCCATTCTCCCAATGACATTCGGTCTGGAGACATTGGCTCAGGCATTCAGAGTTCTGCTACCCGCAACCGAGCAGGTGACTGTGCTCGATGGGGAAATTGTCAATCCCATGCGGTTCTTTGCGGATCGTCAAGAACTCGCCATCGCTCGCATCCGTCGCTCGGGAGACAGCTTCGAAGGGGAACTCGTCACCAGGTTCTTCAATCGCAAGGGCGTCTTGCTCAAGCACGAACGGGTGCTCGTCAAAGCCCGGCTCAAACCCGGTGTCGATGCACCGGACGCAGCCAAACCTTTCAAATCATCCATGCAGCTCAAGAAAGTTCAGTACGCAGAAACGTGGGATCAAGTCGCTGCATTGAATCTGGGGAGTGTCTTCACGGGCCCCTCCATTCGAGGATTGACGGAGTTCGCTTACGAAGGGAAGACCTTCGAAGGGATCATCGTTCCACCACCGATCAGTGGATTTGCCGGAAATCGCCCGGCAACCGGCTGGATGTTGAATCCTGCTGTGCTTGATGCCTGCCTCATTGGGTGTGATCGCTGGGCAGCACAGGCCGTCGAGCGGCAAAGCCTTCCCGTGAACATCGAAAAGGTCAGCCTGTATCGACCCGCCATCGATGGTGATCTCTGCCGGATTGATGGTCAGGTGCTCGAAGTCACTGAGAAAAATCTGCGATTCAACTTCTCTCTCTGGAACTCGAAAAACGAAATCATTCTGCGGGTCGAAGGATTCTGCACTACGGCAGTAATGGGCGGTTCACAACCGGAAACATCAGCAGAAATTCCTGCCGGGATCGCTTCCAGAGCCATCCCGGAATTGAAATCCCTCAACCCTGCCGATCTGCACTTGCTGTTCCCCGTCGAAGCCGTCACAGCCAGTGCTGATCATTGGGAAGCCGAAGTGCGGATCGAGCCTTTGACAGAGCCATTAATGACGGCTCACCGGTTTAACAACTCGCCACTCCTCCCCGGAGCAGCGATGGTCGAGTTGTTTGCCGAAGCTTTGCAGCAGGTTCTTCCGGGCCCTGGTGTGGCTCGAATTCGCAACTTCTCCATTCAGCATTCGCTGCACCTGAAGGCTGCTCTCCCGCGTCGTGTGCAGGTCGTGGCACATAAAGAAGCTGATGGCTATCGCTGCCAGCTAATTGATCTCGATGGTGGTTCGATCACTCTGGCAACGGCTCTGATTGACCGAGTGGATGCAGCCAACCTGCAATTGCCACAACTCGATCAGCCCAAGGGCAGCTATAGCCCCATGAAGTATCCCGATATGGGGCCTCTGATTCATGGCGCACCACTGCGCAGCCTGCAGGCGATGTGTTCCGGGCGTGATGATGCGTGGGCCGAAATCGTTCCGACAGATATGAGCAAATTGCTTGGGCCGAATTCGAAATGTCAGCCGGTCATTCACCCGGCTGTCCTCGATGGCAGCTTCTACGCCTGTGGAATTCACGCCTGGATCAACTGCTTCGGAAGAGTCGAGTTACCACTTGGTTTTGAGGAACTGCTGATTCTCCGTGATCAGCCATTAAGCAAAACCGACAAACTGGTCACTCGTGTCCGATACCGCGACAGTGACGACAAAGGTTCTTCATATGAAATCTCCGTTTTCGACAAACAGAAACAACCAGTCTATGTTGTCAGGAACTATCGCAGTGTTGCTAAAGGCAGCGTGACATTGTGA